The following are from one region of the Rhodopirellula sp. P2 genome:
- a CDS encoding CvpA family protein — protein MQTYDILMTIILVGATLLGAIRGFAWQLASIASIVVSYAVAYHYREPFSQNIHAAPPWNQFLAMFILFVGTSFVIWVALRMVSGMIDRMRLKEFDRQAGALFGLAKGALLCTVITLFAVTLFGERIQRAIVASESGRLIARVLAESNSIMPPELDSVVRPYLDQFSDDALGDPSGSEESWLSQSQIAPNVDPNWSNPSAQPTNNFAPQNGFQQAQNDPRSQQPFRGFGGNPTPTSNPAFSSAAGSQQQAPTWRQSATPQWQTPRR, from the coding sequence ATGCAGACTTACGACATCCTGATGACAATCATTTTGGTCGGCGCAACCCTCTTGGGCGCGATCCGTGGTTTTGCATGGCAACTCGCCTCAATCGCTTCCATCGTTGTCAGCTACGCCGTCGCGTATCACTATCGCGAACCGTTCAGCCAGAACATTCACGCCGCACCGCCTTGGAACCAATTCCTGGCGATGTTCATCCTGTTCGTCGGCACGTCCTTCGTGATCTGGGTCGCACTGCGGATGGTCAGCGGAATGATCGACCGAATGCGACTCAAAGAATTTGACCGTCAAGCCGGAGCCCTCTTCGGACTCGCCAAAGGAGCCCTCCTGTGCACGGTCATCACGCTCTTCGCGGTCACGCTGTTCGGCGAGCGAATCCAACGAGCAATCGTGGCCAGCGAAAGCGGCCGACTGATCGCTCGGGTACTCGCCGAGTCCAACTCGATCATGCCACCGGAACTGGACAGCGTCGTCCGACCGTACCTGGACCAGTTCAGCGATGACGCATTGGGCGATCCATCAGGCTCGGAAGAATCCTGGCTCTCGCAATCTCAGATCGCGCCAAATGTCGATCCAAACTGGTCCAATCCAAGCGCTCAACCGACGAACAACTTCGCTCCGCAAAACGGCTTTCAACAAGCCCAAAATGACCCGCGATCACAGCAGCCGTTTCGCGGCTTTGGCGGGAACCCAACACCGACCTCCAACCCAGCATTCAGCTCCGCCGCGGGTTCCCAACAGCAGGCTCCGACCTGGCGGCAATCCGCGACGCCGCAGTGGCAAACACCGCGTCGCTGA
- a CDS encoding metal-dependent hydrolase: MVDQGMSMESALLAGGLCSVSGMLPDLDSDSGVPLRETTMFLSAVVPMLMIDRWRDMGLTHEAMALAAMIVYVAIRFVAVEGFRKFTVHRGMWHSIPAALVAGLIAYMLMPCPSEAIRVYKSCAVIVGFMTHLILDEIWALDFSRGSMRVKKSFGTALKFFGSSPLANIFVWGQLGLFAYLAWGDHEILDRLRQRVRMDNDRYAVPSQEEVNPDYTSPSLFAPWESREPPQWQPRITSPQESPSNFGWPSQAQPGATEPGVVPPGMGQQVARPNWPTALPRR, encoded by the coding sequence GTGGTCGATCAAGGGATGTCGATGGAGAGTGCGCTGTTGGCCGGCGGGCTGTGCAGTGTGTCGGGGATGTTGCCGGATCTGGACAGCGACTCAGGCGTGCCGCTTCGCGAAACGACGATGTTTCTGTCCGCGGTCGTGCCGATGTTGATGATCGACCGCTGGCGTGACATGGGGCTGACCCACGAAGCGATGGCTCTGGCGGCAATGATCGTTTATGTCGCGATCCGGTTCGTCGCGGTGGAAGGGTTCCGAAAGTTCACCGTTCACCGCGGGATGTGGCACAGCATTCCCGCGGCCCTGGTCGCGGGGTTGATCGCATACATGTTGATGCCTTGCCCGAGCGAAGCGATTCGGGTCTACAAGTCATGTGCTGTGATTGTTGGGTTCATGACCCATCTGATTTTGGATGAAATCTGGGCGTTGGATTTCAGTCGGGGATCCATGCGGGTGAAGAAGTCCTTCGGCACGGCGCTCAAGTTTTTCGGAAGCAGCCCGCTCGCCAACATTTTTGTTTGGGGCCAACTCGGGTTGTTTGCGTACTTGGCCTGGGGGGACCACGAGATTCTGGATCGCTTGCGGCAGCGCGTCCGGATGGACAATGATCGCTACGCCGTGCCCAGTCAGGAGGAGGTCAATCCGGACTACACCAGTCCGTCGTTGTTTGCGCCTTGGGAGTCTCGCGAGCCACCGCAGTGGCAACCCCGGATCACTTCGCCACAGGAATCACCGTCGAACTTTGGATGGCCGTCGCAGGCTCAGCCAGGGGCGACTGAACCGGGCGTGGTTCCGCCAGGAATGGGACAGCAAGTCGCTCGCCCCAACTGGCCCACTGCCCTGCCCCGGCGCTAA
- the dtd gene encoding D-aminoacyl-tRNA deacylase, which produces MKIVLQRSQQASVSVDGEIVGQIERGLVALIGIGHDDTQATASALADKTAGLRIFSDEHGKMNRNVLDAGGDVLAISQFTLLADCRKGRRPAFTNAAPPDQAQALYEHYVHELRQTGLSVPCGIFAADMAVSLINDGPVTIILEL; this is translated from the coding sequence ATGAAAATTGTTTTGCAACGCAGTCAACAAGCCAGCGTTTCAGTGGATGGCGAAATTGTCGGACAAATCGAGCGTGGATTGGTGGCCTTGATCGGGATCGGCCACGACGACACCCAAGCCACCGCATCCGCCTTGGCTGACAAGACCGCTGGCCTGCGAATCTTCTCTGACGAACACGGGAAGATGAATCGCAACGTGCTCGACGCCGGTGGCGATGTGCTCGCGATCAGCCAATTCACCTTGCTGGCTGATTGCCGCAAGGGACGCCGCCCCGCGTTCACGAACGCTGCACCGCCCGACCAAGCCCAAGCTCTCTACGAGCACTACGTCCACGAACTTCGCCAGACTGGACTGTCCGTCCCCTGTGGAATCTTCGCCGCCGACATGGCCGTTTCACTCATCAACGACGGCCCTGTCACAATCATCCTGGAACTCTGA
- a CDS encoding DUF1559 family PulG-like putative transporter has translation MTFLFTCPHCQSQTEVEDEFSGRTGDCVVCGREIRMPDFAGVRSQANRPGKRKKSAIWFVAAGLALLLVGAGLIAAIQVGSRTATKIRTGRQRLSSIKNMEKIASALNAYAADHGVYPAPYTTDGAGRKLHSWRVTILPYLDEDALFNQIDKEVAWNEGENQALVYGQTPTVYRHPESSGWGTGTVYHLVTGSGTLFPSTGPLGPRQVTDGATKTILLVEGQMQSMTQSWMEPYDLDVASIGGAINPPSGKGLGGATEGGVCVATVEGNGYFLPETTPPLTVQALISPAGGEPLPDDVLDEWASAER, from the coding sequence ATGACGTTTCTGTTCACTTGCCCACACTGCCAGTCGCAAACAGAGGTGGAAGATGAGTTCAGCGGACGCACGGGCGACTGCGTCGTCTGCGGGCGTGAAATCAGGATGCCTGATTTCGCTGGTGTGCGATCGCAAGCGAATCGGCCTGGGAAGCGAAAGAAGTCGGCCATTTGGTTTGTTGCTGCTGGATTGGCGTTGTTGCTGGTGGGGGCCGGTCTGATCGCTGCGATCCAGGTTGGCAGTCGGACAGCCACCAAGATTCGCACGGGCCGTCAACGGCTGAGCAGCATCAAGAACATGGAAAAGATCGCTTCCGCCCTGAATGCGTACGCCGCTGACCATGGGGTCTACCCTGCCCCGTACACAACGGATGGGGCTGGGCGGAAGTTGCACTCATGGCGAGTGACAATCCTGCCCTACTTGGATGAAGACGCCCTGTTCAATCAGATCGACAAAGAGGTGGCTTGGAATGAAGGTGAAAACCAAGCGTTGGTTTACGGTCAAACGCCGACGGTCTACCGGCATCCTGAGAGCAGCGGTTGGGGGACCGGCACCGTCTATCATTTGGTGACCGGATCTGGAACGCTGTTCCCGAGCACCGGACCACTCGGGCCAAGGCAAGTGACCGATGGAGCGACCAAGACAATCTTGCTGGTCGAGGGGCAGATGCAATCGATGACCCAGTCGTGGATGGAACCCTACGATTTGGATGTGGCTTCGATTGGCGGCGCGATCAACCCACCTTCAGGGAAAGGCCTGGGCGGGGCCACGGAAGGCGGTGTTTGTGTCGCGACCGTGGAAGGCAATGGGTACTTCTTGCCCGAAACAACTCCACCGCTGACGGTTCAAGCGTTGATCTCGCCTGCGGGAGGCGAGCCGTTGCCGGACGACGTGCTGGACGAATGGGCATCGGCGGAACGTTGA
- a CDS encoding argininosuccinate synthase, with translation MKSCVLAYSGGLDTSVILGWLQDQGYEVHCVYVDLGQPCEDRDAIMEKARTCGAKSSRLVDVREELCRDFAFPVLAWQAKYEQIYLLGTSIARPLISKVCLEVAREVGATAYAHGATGKGNDQCRFQLAAEALDPNIEMIAPWRIKSFRDAFPGRTELIEYCDVKRIPVKASTAKPYSSDENVLHISYEAGQLEELDINGVELVEFGMGVSPQDAPDKPEEVTIGFESGVPKTLNGKAVSALEMVESLNDIAGRNGVGRIDMVENRFVGMKSRGVYESPGMTVLYDALMYIEQLTMDRDLMHLRDRMAPEVAELVYYGFWYTPKMDALLSFIETAQRPVTGEVTLQLYKGNIMVSSRTSPNSLYDEEIATMEGGGTYNQDDAEGFLRIQGLPSRVQGRVSPRKF, from the coding sequence ATGAAAAGTTGTGTGCTAGCCTATTCCGGTGGTCTCGATACGTCCGTCATTCTGGGCTGGCTCCAGGACCAAGGCTACGAAGTCCACTGTGTCTACGTGGACCTTGGGCAGCCTTGTGAGGACCGCGACGCCATCATGGAGAAGGCTCGCACCTGCGGGGCCAAGTCGTCTCGTTTGGTGGATGTTCGCGAAGAACTGTGCCGCGATTTTGCGTTCCCCGTGCTGGCATGGCAAGCCAAGTACGAGCAAATCTATCTGCTGGGCACCTCGATCGCTCGCCCACTGATCAGCAAGGTTTGCCTGGAAGTCGCTCGCGAAGTCGGTGCGACCGCCTACGCTCACGGAGCAACCGGCAAAGGCAACGACCAATGCCGCTTCCAACTGGCTGCCGAAGCTCTCGACCCAAACATCGAGATGATCGCTCCTTGGCGAATCAAATCGTTCCGCGACGCCTTCCCAGGCCGCACCGAACTGATCGAGTACTGCGACGTCAAACGGATTCCCGTCAAAGCCTCGACCGCGAAACCGTACAGCAGTGACGAAAACGTCCTGCACATTTCCTATGAAGCTGGCCAACTGGAAGAACTCGACATCAACGGCGTGGAGCTGGTCGAATTCGGCATGGGCGTTTCGCCACAGGATGCTCCTGACAAACCAGAAGAAGTCACGATCGGCTTCGAATCAGGGGTCCCCAAAACGCTCAATGGGAAAGCCGTCAGTGCCCTCGAAATGGTCGAGTCGCTCAACGACATCGCCGGTCGCAACGGCGTCGGTCGGATCGACATGGTGGAAAACCGATTCGTCGGCATGAAAAGCCGCGGCGTCTACGAGTCCCCCGGCATGACCGTGTTGTACGACGCGTTGATGTACATCGAGCAACTCACCATGGACCGCGACCTGATGCACCTTCGCGACCGCATGGCTCCCGAAGTTGCCGAGTTGGTTTACTACGGATTCTGGTACACACCCAAGATGGACGCACTTCTGTCGTTCATCGAAACGGCTCAGCGTCCTGTGACCGGCGAAGTCACGCTGCAGCTCTACAAAGGCAACATCATGGTGTCTTCGCGAACCAGCCCGAACAGCCTGTACGACGAAGAAATCGCGACCATGGAAGGCGGCGGCACGTACAACCAAGACGACGCCGAAGGGTTCCTGCGAATCCAAGGGTTGCCTTCGCGAGTTCAGGGCCGCGTTTCACCACGCAAGTTCTGA
- the larB gene encoding nickel pincer cofactor biosynthesis protein LarB: protein MNPPSNQPPSPALLQILQDLAAGQTNVESAVESIQACSLGASAEMQALPGATVDLGRQARCGFGEVIYGEGKSTDLMTQIVQIQIAAGQGCLITRIDATAAAQLRRVFENTRYNPAAHTLRIGSGDESLEPIGIEGHSTHVAVVTAGSTDASVAEEAAETLAWMGIACERIEDIGVAGPQRLLAAVPRLRSAAAIVVVAGMEGALPAALAGHVATPVIAVPASTGYGANFAGLTPLMGMLTSCAANVAVVNIDAGFKGGYLAGLIASGIATAKAEATAADDSSEEA from the coding sequence ATGAACCCACCCTCCAATCAGCCGCCCTCCCCTGCCCTGCTTCAAATTTTGCAGGACCTCGCTGCGGGTCAAACCAACGTGGAATCCGCCGTGGAATCGATCCAGGCGTGTTCGCTGGGGGCCTCCGCCGAGATGCAAGCCTTGCCCGGCGCGACCGTGGATTTGGGCCGCCAAGCTCGCTGTGGTTTTGGCGAAGTGATCTACGGAGAAGGCAAATCAACCGATCTGATGACTCAGATCGTGCAAATCCAGATCGCGGCCGGCCAAGGGTGCTTGATCACACGAATTGATGCGACCGCGGCGGCTCAGTTGCGGCGAGTGTTCGAAAACACGCGGTACAACCCCGCCGCTCACACGCTGCGAATTGGCAGTGGGGACGAGAGTTTGGAGCCGATCGGCATCGAAGGTCACTCGACTCACGTGGCCGTCGTCACCGCCGGCAGCACGGATGCAAGCGTGGCCGAAGAAGCCGCCGAGACCTTGGCTTGGATGGGAATTGCCTGCGAACGGATTGAAGACATCGGCGTCGCTGGGCCGCAGCGATTGCTGGCCGCGGTCCCTCGATTGCGATCCGCTGCCGCCATTGTGGTGGTCGCGGGGATGGAAGGTGCCCTGCCCGCCGCACTGGCTGGACACGTGGCAACACCGGTCATCGCAGTGCCCGCCAGCACGGGCTACGGAGCCAATTTTGCCGGGCTGACCCCGTTGATGGGCATGCTGACTTCGTGTGCTGCGAATGTGGCGGTGGTCAACATCGACGCGGGCTTCAAAGGCGGCTACTTGGCTGGTTTGATCGCCAGTGGAATCGCAACCGCGAAGGCGGAAGCAACCGCTGCGGATGATTCGTCCGAAGAAGCATGA
- a CDS encoding potassium channel family protein: MPARSPPLFAMPPTPLRRILLGLAVFLMICTVAIIAYVQMGWTLSDAIYMVVITIFGVGYGEVKPVDTPALRTLTIAIIVLGYGAAIYTVGGFIQFLVDGELQSLLRNRKMSQGIASLRGHTIVCGFGRMGVRVAEELQQLHQPFVVIDESASRVEQAQQAGMLAMVGNATDEDTLLAAGIRHARGLATLLPNDAANAFICVTARDLADTVEIVSRAENHSAQKKLIRCGANHVVMAAAIGAMRATQLLIRPTASAVLESHGLSHGISEELSAIGLSLEELRLSSNSSLIGKPLDDIQVRGNRGFLIVGVKRGEEPIQMNPSGSLILQANDIVIVVGHQNDITELCLTHQVQRQATLDRGVKG, from the coding sequence ATGCCCGCTCGATCGCCACCTCTCTTTGCCATGCCGCCCACCCCGCTTCGTCGAATCCTGCTTGGCCTCGCCGTGTTCCTGATGATCTGCACGGTCGCGATCATTGCCTACGTGCAGATGGGATGGACGCTCAGCGACGCGATTTACATGGTCGTGATCACGATCTTTGGTGTCGGCTACGGCGAAGTCAAACCGGTCGACACCCCCGCATTGAGAACGCTGACCATCGCGATCATCGTTCTGGGATACGGCGCGGCCATCTACACCGTCGGCGGATTCATTCAGTTTTTAGTCGATGGCGAACTCCAAAGCCTCCTTAGGAATCGAAAAATGAGCCAAGGCATTGCTAGTCTCCGAGGGCACACGATCGTGTGCGGTTTCGGGCGAATGGGCGTTCGTGTTGCCGAAGAACTTCAACAACTTCACCAACCGTTTGTGGTGATCGACGAAAGCGCATCGCGAGTCGAACAAGCCCAACAAGCTGGGATGCTGGCCATGGTCGGCAACGCCACGGACGAAGACACCCTGCTGGCCGCCGGCATCCGTCACGCCCGTGGTTTGGCCACTTTGCTGCCCAACGATGCAGCCAACGCCTTCATTTGTGTGACAGCGAGAGACCTCGCCGACACGGTCGAGATCGTTTCGCGAGCCGAAAACCATTCGGCTCAAAAGAAACTGATCCGCTGCGGAGCCAACCATGTCGTGATGGCGGCCGCGATCGGTGCAATGCGAGCCACTCAGCTGCTGATCCGTCCCACGGCCTCTGCGGTGCTGGAATCTCACGGGCTATCACATGGGATCAGCGAAGAGTTGTCCGCGATTGGATTGAGTTTGGAGGAACTGCGACTGAGCAGCAACTCATCCTTGATTGGCAAACCGCTCGATGACATCCAAGTTCGCGGCAACCGAGGTTTTCTAATTGTGGGGGTGAAACGCGGCGAAGAACCGATTCAGATGAACCCCAGCGGAAGCTTGATCCTGCAAGCCAATGACATTGTGATCGTGGTCGGGCATCAGAACGACATCACCGAACTGTGCTTGACTCACCAGGTGCAGCGGCAAGCCACTCTTGATCGAGGCGTGAAAGGCTGA
- a CDS encoding NAD(P)H-hydrate dehydratase, with protein sequence MSSVVTPTILTQSTNPPPLRIPRRDVSAHKGNFGRVLLVGGSRGMAGSISLSSIAALHTGSGLVAAAVPDCILDCVAGFHPAIMTHGMPDDGPKFADSAWESLRDLLPAQAAVGCGPGITTGLGGATIVAGLLAKKDLPVVLDADALNIIAEQDWLRDDRFQRSSEDAACVLTPHPGELQRLTGAPANDVAAQLKAAEELSRRLGLTIVVKGGPSHVVSKTDGQTCSIWQNTTGNPGMATAGCGDVLTGVVTSLLGQGLSGSDAARLGVWIHGRGGDEAAARVSLAGMTAVHVLESLAIVADEITTEASERDGI encoded by the coding sequence ATGTCATCCGTTGTGACGCCAACCATTTTGACTCAGTCTACCAACCCACCTCCGCTGCGGATTCCACGTCGTGACGTGTCCGCCCACAAAGGCAATTTTGGTCGGGTGTTGTTGGTCGGTGGTTCACGCGGCATGGCGGGATCGATCTCGTTGTCGTCCATCGCGGCGCTGCACACCGGATCGGGACTGGTCGCCGCGGCGGTTCCGGATTGCATTTTGGACTGCGTCGCAGGATTCCATCCCGCGATCATGACTCATGGGATGCCGGACGACGGGCCGAAGTTTGCTGATTCGGCGTGGGAATCGTTGCGGGATCTCTTGCCCGCTCAAGCCGCCGTCGGATGTGGTCCGGGGATCACCACGGGACTTGGGGGAGCCACGATCGTGGCAGGTTTGCTGGCGAAAAAAGATCTGCCGGTGGTTTTGGACGCCGATGCGCTGAACATCATTGCCGAGCAGGATTGGTTGCGTGACGACCGGTTTCAGCGAAGCAGCGAGGACGCGGCTTGCGTGTTGACGCCGCACCCGGGTGAATTGCAACGGTTGACGGGAGCTCCCGCAAACGACGTCGCTGCGCAGCTCAAGGCGGCGGAGGAATTGTCGAGGCGATTGGGACTGACCATCGTCGTCAAAGGCGGGCCATCGCACGTCGTTTCGAAAACGGATGGTCAAACGTGTTCCATTTGGCAAAACACGACGGGCAATCCTGGGATGGCGACCGCTGGATGCGGCGATGTGCTGACCGGGGTGGTGACATCTCTGTTGGGGCAAGGGCTGAGCGGTTCCGATGCCGCGCGGCTAGGGGTGTGGATTCACGGCCGCGGTGGTGATGAGGCGGCGGCCCGGGTCAGTCTCGCTGGCATGACCGC